Proteins encoded in a region of the Euzebya tangerina genome:
- a CDS encoding ABC transporter substrate-binding protein yields the protein MTTKFKWLRLVAMMCLLAIVAAACAAEDDAGDEATDDEPTEAMEEEEPTEAMEEEEPTEAMEEEEPTEAMEEGTEEEAASGGDGEALSMAYVLPETGQLAFLGPPIISGFQLAVQEINEAGGVNGTEVVQDGGDEGDGDGTIANQTVDRLLADDVDIIMGAASSGISLTIIDKITGAGVVQCSPSNTSPTFTTYDDGGLYFRAAPTDALQGPVLAEQIVAAGGTNVAVLARADDYGQGLLDATEAALENAGATIAVATTYDPQAQSFDAEVQQVVDAGADAVAVISFDEGARILSTMIERGVGPADIIVFGADGIASGDTPELVDPDNPGVLEGMMTTSPTPASDEDFNSALNEFNPDLEDTLFAAEGYDCAIAAALAAQAGGENSSQAIADNMIAVTGEGTKCTSYSECLELLEAGEDIDYDGPSGPMDFTEAGEPSQGTYAVSMFTADGELEQVETVQSSL from the coding sequence ATGACCACGAAGTTCAAGTGGCTGCGCCTGGTTGCGATGATGTGCCTGCTGGCCATCGTTGCTGCCGCCTGCGCAGCTGAAGATGACGCCGGCGACGAGGCAACCGACGACGAGCCCACTGAGGCGATGGAGGAGGAAGAGCCCACCGAAGCCATGGAGGAGGAAGAGCCCACCGAAGCCATGGAGGAGGAAGAGCCCACCGAAGCCATGGAGGAGGGCACCGAAGAGGAGGCCGCATCCGGTGGTGACGGCGAGGCGCTGAGCATGGCCTACGTCCTCCCCGAGACCGGTCAGCTCGCCTTCCTCGGCCCGCCGATCATCTCCGGCTTCCAGCTGGCGGTCCAGGAGATCAACGAGGCCGGTGGCGTCAACGGCACCGAGGTGGTGCAGGACGGCGGTGACGAGGGTGACGGCGACGGCACCATCGCGAACCAGACCGTCGACCGCCTTCTGGCCGACGACGTGGACATCATCATGGGAGCGGCCTCCTCGGGCATCTCGCTGACGATCATCGACAAGATCACCGGGGCTGGGGTCGTGCAGTGCTCGCCCTCCAACACCTCGCCGACCTTCACGACCTACGACGACGGGGGCCTGTACTTCCGTGCCGCCCCGACCGATGCGCTGCAGGGCCCTGTCCTTGCTGAGCAGATCGTTGCCGCTGGCGGGACCAATGTGGCCGTGCTGGCGCGTGCCGACGACTACGGCCAGGGTCTGCTGGACGCGACCGAGGCTGCGCTGGAGAACGCCGGTGCCACCATCGCCGTGGCAACCACCTACGACCCACAGGCCCAGAGCTTCGACGCCGAGGTCCAGCAGGTCGTGGACGCCGGTGCTGACGCGGTTGCCGTGATCTCCTTCGACGAGGGTGCCCGCATCCTGTCGACCATGATCGAGCGTGGCGTCGGCCCAGCCGACATCATCGTCTTCGGTGCTGACGGGATCGCCTCCGGTGACACGCCCGAGCTGGTCGACCCGGACAACCCCGGCGTGCTGGAAGGCATGATGACCACCTCCCCGACCCCGGCGTCGGACGAGGACTTCAACTCCGCGCTGAACGAGTTCAACCCCGACCTCGAGGACACGCTCTTCGCGGCTGAGGGCTACGACTGCGCGATCGCCGCTGCACTGGCGGCTCAGGCTGGCGGCGAGAACTCCTCGCAGGCCATCGCCGACAACATGATCGCGGTCACCGGCGAGGGCACGAAGTGCACCTCGTACTCCGAGTGCCTGGAGCTGCTCGAGGCCGGCGAGGACATCGACTACGACGGTCCCTCCGGTCCGATGGACTTCACCGAAGCCGGTGAGCCATCCCAGGGCACCTACGCCGTGAGCATGTTCACGGCCGACGGTGAGCTGGAGCAGGTCGAGACCGTGCAGTCCTCCCTCTAG
- the polA gene encoding DNA polymerase I, which translates to MSAPADTTRPTLALIDGYSLAYRAFFALPEDLRTTTGQVTNAAFGFTSMVIKLLDEHDPQGLAAVFDRGRPAERTELMPEYKANRSESPDDFKSQLPLIDEVLAAMSIPRVDLEGQEADDLIASYAEQAKDAGWDVLVVTGDRDLFQLVDDHVKVLYTRRGISDTVVMDHDAVVDRYGIPPLSYPSLAALRGDPSDNIPGVPGVGDKTAAKLLTEWGDLEGIYANLDKLRGKKVPAMLAEHRDSVFVSEQVTTVTRTLELPQPITDFDRADIDADRVRRLFATLEFRSLWDRLQDNVLGTQAEEQAGVFDAEPRRVSGSELAEWITKVPTGQPIAVVPFGRGLLPDVSPVAVALAAAGADPVAAAAEDLDADHRAALGEVVSGASGHQLWVHDGKALHHFARALQLPAVAEPAIDTELWAYILQPSVRTYDLQALALEYLNKRLSTTAEEPSGDDEPAQLGLLDLEEDGQADAEWHERALRAQAVYELSEVLDAEVTGRGQAELIREIEVPLIAGLADLERVGITVDGAVLEELGADLDAKVTASRQQALAAVEQDEHDLADFADLKFLDSPKQLQALLFDALGLSKTKKIKTGWSTDATELTKILDEHPVLPAILSYREFSKLKGTYIEPLQRLVGDGRRRIHAEFNQTVAVTGRLSSQNPNLQNIPIRTELGRQIRRAFVPGEGFDTLLVADYSQIELRVMAHLSQDAGLLAAFGSGEDIHAQTASMVFDVPIADVDNTQRSKIKGMTYGLAYGLSAYGLAQQLQIGRDEAKELMDAYFERFPGVRDYLYGGVEEARRTGYTETLTGRRRYLPDLMSDNRQRRQMAERMALNAPIQGTAADIMKIAMIDVRAEMQRRELRSQLLLQVHDELVCETIPEEQDELQELLVTTMSGVIDLDVELEVDTAAGPSWAEAEKH; encoded by the coding sequence ATGAGCGCCCCTGCCGACACCACGCGCCCGACGTTGGCCCTGATCGACGGCTACAGCCTGGCCTACCGGGCCTTCTTCGCCTTGCCGGAGGACCTGCGGACCACGACCGGTCAGGTGACCAACGCGGCCTTCGGGTTCACCTCCATGGTGATCAAGCTGCTCGACGAACACGACCCCCAGGGACTGGCGGCGGTCTTCGATCGAGGGCGGCCGGCCGAGCGGACCGAGCTGATGCCGGAGTACAAGGCCAACCGGAGCGAGTCGCCTGACGACTTCAAGAGCCAGCTGCCCCTGATCGACGAGGTGCTGGCGGCGATGTCGATCCCCCGGGTCGACCTCGAGGGACAGGAGGCGGACGACCTCATCGCCAGCTACGCCGAGCAGGCCAAGGACGCGGGCTGGGACGTCCTGGTGGTGACGGGTGACCGTGATCTGTTCCAGCTCGTCGACGACCACGTCAAGGTGCTCTACACCCGACGCGGAATCAGCGACACCGTGGTGATGGACCACGACGCCGTCGTCGACCGCTATGGGATCCCACCGCTGTCCTACCCGTCCCTGGCGGCCCTGCGAGGGGATCCCAGCGACAACATCCCGGGCGTCCCCGGGGTGGGGGACAAGACGGCCGCCAAGCTGCTCACGGAGTGGGGGGATCTCGAGGGCATCTACGCCAACCTCGACAAGCTCCGCGGCAAGAAGGTCCCGGCGATGCTCGCCGAGCACAGGGACAGCGTCTTCGTCAGCGAGCAGGTGACGACCGTGACGAGGACGCTCGAGCTGCCCCAGCCGATCACGGACTTCGATCGTGCCGACATCGACGCCGATCGGGTGCGGCGGCTGTTCGCCACCCTGGAGTTCCGCTCGCTCTGGGACCGGCTGCAGGACAACGTCCTCGGCACACAGGCCGAGGAGCAGGCTGGCGTCTTCGACGCCGAACCTCGTCGCGTGAGCGGGTCCGAGCTGGCCGAGTGGATCACCAAGGTTCCCACCGGCCAGCCGATCGCGGTGGTTCCGTTCGGCCGCGGTCTCCTGCCCGACGTCTCACCCGTCGCGGTCGCCCTGGCGGCGGCCGGGGCGGACCCGGTGGCGGCCGCGGCCGAGGATCTCGACGCCGACCACCGCGCCGCCCTGGGTGAGGTCGTGTCGGGGGCGAGCGGCCACCAGCTGTGGGTGCACGACGGCAAGGCCCTCCATCACTTCGCCCGGGCCCTGCAGCTTCCCGCGGTCGCCGAGCCCGCGATCGACACCGAGTTGTGGGCCTACATCCTGCAGCCCTCCGTCCGCACCTACGACCTCCAGGCCCTGGCGCTCGAGTACCTGAACAAGCGACTGTCGACCACGGCGGAGGAGCCGTCGGGCGATGACGAACCCGCGCAGCTGGGGTTGCTGGACCTCGAGGAGGACGGCCAGGCTGATGCGGAGTGGCACGAGCGGGCGTTGCGCGCCCAGGCGGTGTACGAGCTATCCGAGGTGCTCGACGCCGAGGTGACCGGCCGTGGGCAAGCCGAGCTGATCCGCGAGATCGAGGTCCCTCTGATCGCCGGGCTGGCCGATCTGGAGCGCGTCGGCATCACCGTCGATGGGGCGGTGCTGGAAGAGCTGGGCGCCGACCTCGACGCCAAGGTCACCGCGTCACGCCAGCAGGCGCTGGCGGCCGTCGAGCAGGACGAACACGACCTGGCCGACTTCGCCGACCTCAAGTTCCTCGACTCGCCCAAGCAGTTGCAGGCGCTGCTGTTCGACGCCCTCGGGTTGTCCAAGACCAAGAAGATCAAGACTGGCTGGTCGACTGACGCCACCGAGTTGACCAAGATCCTGGACGAGCACCCGGTGCTGCCCGCGATCCTGTCCTACCGGGAGTTCAGCAAGCTGAAGGGCACCTACATCGAGCCGCTCCAACGGCTGGTCGGCGACGGGCGCCGCCGCATCCACGCGGAGTTCAACCAGACCGTCGCCGTGACCGGCCGGCTCTCCTCGCAGAACCCGAACCTGCAGAACATCCCGATCAGGACCGAGTTGGGTCGCCAGATCAGACGGGCATTCGTCCCGGGCGAGGGGTTTGACACACTGCTGGTGGCGGACTACTCCCAGATCGAGTTGCGGGTGATGGCCCACCTCTCCCAGGACGCCGGTCTGCTCGCGGCCTTCGGATCCGGCGAGGACATCCACGCCCAGACGGCCTCGATGGTGTTCGACGTGCCCATCGCCGACGTCGACAACACCCAACGATCGAAGATCAAGGGCATGACCTACGGGTTGGCGTACGGCCTGAGCGCCTACGGGCTGGCGCAGCAGCTGCAGATCGGGCGGGATGAGGCCAAGGAGTTGATGGACGCCTACTTCGAGCGGTTCCCCGGTGTCCGGGACTACCTCTACGGCGGGGTGGAGGAGGCCCGGCGGACGGGCTACACCGAGACCCTCACAGGTCGCCGGCGCTATCTCCCCGACCTGATGAGTGACAACCGACAGCGCCGGCAGATGGCCGAACGGATGGCGCTCAACGCGCCCATCCAGGGCACCGCCGCCGACATCATGAAGATCGCGATGATCGATGTCCGCGCGGAGATGCAGCGGCGCGAGCTGCGGTCGCAGTTGCTGCTGCAGGTGCACGACGAGCTGGTCTGCGAGACCATCCCGGAGGAGCAGGACGAGCTGCAGGAGCTGCTCGTCACCACGATGTCGGGTGTGATCGACCTCGACGTCGAGCTGGAGGTCGACACGGCGGCCGGACCGTCCTGGGCGGAGGCCGAGAAGCACTGA
- a CDS encoding TIM barrel protein has product MMPVRLAVCAEMVFLDRPFIDRVRRIHELGFAVEMWDWRGKDIEGIVATGAQVTSMTGYISGRLSDPEGAEELLRTAEESVAVANLLGGPNLNLHGTGLGPEGLPVTPLSDPSGAEWITAADTLRRVAVLGEREGVTFVVENLNTEVDHPGVPFASAADVLALVSAAESPHLRMNLDLYHAQIGEGNLIELVRRAAPWLGEVQVADVPGRCEPGTGEINYPAIARALAEVGYEGVVGLEGWASADSETALERFREAFTV; this is encoded by the coding sequence CTGATGCCAGTCAGGCTGGCGGTGTGCGCCGAGATGGTGTTCCTCGACCGTCCGTTCATCGACCGCGTCCGCCGGATTCACGAGCTGGGGTTCGCCGTCGAGATGTGGGACTGGCGCGGGAAGGACATCGAGGGGATCGTCGCGACCGGAGCACAGGTCACCTCGATGACCGGCTACATCAGCGGTCGGCTGAGCGATCCGGAGGGTGCCGAGGAGCTGCTCCGGACCGCTGAGGAGAGCGTGGCCGTGGCGAACCTGCTGGGCGGCCCCAACCTCAACCTGCACGGCACGGGGTTGGGGCCCGAGGGTCTGCCGGTCACGCCGCTGTCCGACCCGAGCGGAGCCGAGTGGATCACCGCAGCCGACACCCTCCGGCGGGTGGCGGTCCTGGGGGAGCGGGAAGGGGTCACCTTCGTGGTCGAGAACCTGAACACCGAGGTCGACCATCCGGGTGTGCCCTTTGCCAGCGCTGCCGACGTCCTGGCGCTGGTCAGCGCCGCGGAAAGCCCCCACCTCCGCATGAACCTCGACCTGTACCACGCCCAGATCGGGGAGGGCAACCTGATCGAGCTGGTTCGTCGTGCCGCTCCGTGGCTTGGTGAGGTGCAGGTCGCTGACGTGCCGGGACGCTGCGAACCCGGTACCGGTGAGATCAACTATCCGGCCATCGCGCGGGCGCTGGCTGAGGTCGGCTACGAGGGTGTGGTCGGCCTGGAGGGGTGGGCCAGCGCGGACAGCGAGACGGCACTCGAGCGGTTCCGCGAGGCCTTCACGGTCTGA
- a CDS encoding DUF983 domain-containing protein produces MPEPPEQIYPREQERARLRRALLMQCPMCGYAPVTHSFGEIVETCEGCGFDFERGESGYYVGAMIMSMAVCLLSFLVIFGVSLLVTWPDVPWTLVTWIAVAAMVIIPIWFYPRSKTIWIWADHRINPRWSE; encoded by the coding sequence ATGCCCGAGCCGCCCGAGCAGATCTACCCGCGCGAGCAGGAGCGGGCGCGGCTGCGACGGGCGCTGCTCATGCAGTGCCCGATGTGCGGGTACGCGCCGGTGACCCACTCCTTCGGTGAGATCGTCGAGACCTGCGAGGGCTGCGGGTTCGACTTCGAGCGGGGCGAGTCCGGCTACTACGTCGGCGCGATGATCATGAGCATGGCCGTGTGCCTGCTCTCCTTCCTCGTGATCTTCGGCGTCTCGCTGCTGGTCACCTGGCCCGACGTCCCCTGGACCCTGGTCACCTGGATCGCCGTCGCCGCGATGGTCATCATCCCGATCTGGTTCTACCCGCGCTCCAAGACGATCTGGATCTGGGCGGACCACCGAATCAATCCGCGCTGGTCTGAGTAG
- a CDS encoding rhodanese-like domain-containing protein — MSYHSDVTPDQAFDIIQDDADATIVDVRTQAEWAFVGTPRLDDAAGRYLQIEWNHAGGVRNDAFLDQLQAAGVAKAAPVMFLCRSGARSQAAASAATAAGFERAQNISDGFEGGVDEDGHRGNRAGWKADGLPWVQS; from the coding sequence ATGAGCTATCACAGCGACGTGACGCCGGACCAGGCGTTCGACATCATCCAGGACGACGCCGACGCCACGATCGTGGACGTGCGGACCCAGGCCGAGTGGGCCTTCGTGGGCACTCCCCGTCTGGACGACGCGGCGGGGCGCTACCTCCAGATCGAGTGGAACCACGCAGGCGGCGTCCGCAACGACGCCTTCCTGGACCAACTGCAGGCGGCTGGCGTGGCCAAGGCCGCGCCGGTGATGTTCCTGTGCCGCTCCGGGGCTCGCTCCCAAGCCGCCGCCAGCGCCGCAACAGCCGCCGGGTTCGAGAGGGCGCAGAACATCTCCGACGGGTTCGAGGGCGGCGTGGACGAGGACGGACATCGCGGCAATCGGGCCGGCTGGAAGGCTGACGGCCTGCCGTGGGTCCAGTCCTGA
- a CDS encoding YciI family protein, with amino-acid sequence MPNYLLTYTGGSDMPSDPADQAAVMQAWGTWYETLGDAVVDGGAPLGESRSITPDGAVSGEPVSKLTGYTILAADDLDHATTLAKGCPILTGDGTVEVSTAIDMG; translated from the coding sequence ATGCCGAACTACCTCTTGACCTACACGGGCGGATCCGACATGCCGTCCGACCCTGCCGACCAAGCCGCCGTGATGCAGGCCTGGGGAACCTGGTATGAGACCCTGGGCGACGCTGTCGTCGATGGCGGGGCCCCCCTGGGCGAGTCCCGGAGCATCACCCCCGACGGCGCGGTGTCCGGCGAGCCCGTCTCGAAGCTCACCGGCTACACGATCCTGGCCGCGGACGACCTCGACCACGCCACCACGCTGGCCAAGGGCTGCCCGATCCTGACCGGCGACGGCACGGTGGAAGTCAGCACCGCGATCGACATGGGCTGA
- a CDS encoding O-succinylhomoserine sulfhydrylase: MTAEWRPDTAAVRAGQTRSPMAETSEALFLNSGYVYGSAEEAAAAFAGELDRHRYSRVSNPTVAMLQERVRQLEGAQAAWATASGMAAVFYALLASLSAGDRVVAARSLFGSCFVVLDELLPRYGITCDFVDGADLDQWEAQLATPAQAVFFESPANPMQTLVDIAAVAELAHAAGATVIVDNIFASPVFQKPLDLGADVVVYSTTKHMDGQGRTMGGMILGTETFIAEQVQPFMRHTGPIISPFNAWVVLKSLETMRLRVEHMAASALTVGEWLEGDTRVERVWFPWLDSHPQAELARQQMSGGGTVVTWEVPGGTARAFEVLNRLETVDISNNFADAKSLACHPATTTHRRIGPDARAAIGITDGVIRVSVGLEDVGDLLDDLDQALG; encoded by the coding sequence ATGACGGCCGAGTGGCGGCCCGACACTGCTGCCGTCCGGGCGGGGCAAACCCGGTCGCCGATGGCGGAGACCTCAGAGGCCCTGTTCCTCAACTCGGGATACGTCTACGGGTCCGCGGAGGAGGCGGCGGCGGCGTTCGCTGGTGAGCTCGACCGCCATCGCTACTCGCGTGTGTCCAACCCGACCGTCGCCATGCTGCAAGAGCGAGTGCGGCAGTTGGAGGGGGCGCAGGCCGCGTGGGCGACGGCCAGCGGCATGGCCGCGGTGTTCTACGCACTTCTGGCATCGCTCTCCGCCGGCGACCGGGTCGTGGCTGCTCGGAGCCTGTTCGGCTCGTGCTTCGTGGTCCTCGACGAGCTGCTGCCGCGGTACGGCATCACCTGCGACTTCGTCGATGGGGCGGACCTTGACCAGTGGGAGGCCCAGCTGGCCACTCCCGCTCAGGCCGTGTTCTTCGAATCCCCCGCCAACCCGATGCAGACCCTGGTCGACATCGCCGCCGTCGCCGAACTAGCCCACGCGGCAGGCGCCACGGTGATCGTCGACAACATCTTCGCCTCACCGGTGTTCCAGAAGCCTCTGGACCTCGGGGCTGACGTCGTCGTGTACTCGACCACCAAGCACATGGACGGTCAGGGCCGGACGATGGGCGGGATGATCTTGGGGACGGAGACGTTCATCGCCGAGCAGGTCCAGCCCTTCATGCGCCACACCGGACCGATCATCAGTCCCTTCAACGCCTGGGTCGTGCTGAAGTCGCTGGAGACCATGCGGCTGCGTGTGGAGCACATGGCCGCCTCGGCGCTGACCGTGGGGGAGTGGCTGGAGGGTGACACCCGCGTCGAGCGGGTGTGGTTCCCGTGGTTGGACTCCCACCCGCAGGCCGAGCTGGCCCGACAGCAGATGAGCGGCGGCGGGACCGTGGTCACCTGGGAGGTGCCTGGCGGGACCGCGCGGGCCTTCGAGGTCCTCAACCGGCTGGAGACCGTCGACATCTCCAACAACTTCGCCGACGCCAAGTCGCTGGCCTGCCACCCGGCAACGACCACCCACCGACGCATCGGGCCGGACGCTCGTGCGGCGATCGGGATCACGGACGGGGTCATCCGGGTGTCGGTGGGCCTGGAGGACGTCGGCGACCTGCTCGATGACCTGGATCAGGCGCTGGGGTGA
- a CDS encoding AAA family ATPase: MERTEFAELFADFLRGIAQDRRPGESPISAAIRDHLGQPASSLDVVSLKLAPHEQPNVQLALDLWADRPNRELELIGLSGQGRRNRGLTLGELITPIDTGLLGHGGMGLGPVDYVSRPIAVGRSLSCVDFGVVLAKDGQASIVAFISGPAPRHGQDKLVVEAVAAERAGAERFLAELTELRREHDVHRGQVVTLGNPHGPFHHDAAEVEFIDLPRVVRDDVVLPDGTLDLIEEQTIGMAQRAPSLLAGGRHLKRGLLLFGPRGTGKTHTLTYLMGAMPDRTSIVLSGQGFGAIAPAAEMARSLAPSMLILEDVDLIAQERGMGPSGTNPLLFQLLNEMDGVGADDDVIFALTTNRVDLLEPALAARPGRIDLAIEIPLPDADGRRRLWQAYATGLIVDAVDVDAVVDRTEGVTASFISELLRRGALYAADTSGNVPVLTQSVVDRALTDMLERGGALGRRLLGGEPADVAPHGHPSA; this comes from the coding sequence ATGGAACGCACCGAGTTCGCCGAGTTGTTCGCCGACTTCCTGCGCGGAATTGCGCAGGACCGCAGGCCCGGCGAGTCACCCATCAGTGCGGCCATCCGCGACCACCTAGGCCAGCCAGCCTCGTCGCTCGACGTGGTCTCGCTCAAGCTTGCCCCGCACGAGCAGCCAAACGTGCAACTGGCGCTGGACCTGTGGGCAGATCGACCGAACCGGGAGCTCGAGTTGATCGGCCTTTCGGGCCAGGGACGTCGCAACCGCGGCCTGACCCTGGGCGAGTTGATCACTCCGATCGACACCGGGCTGTTGGGACACGGGGGGATGGGCCTCGGCCCCGTGGACTACGTCTCGCGACCGATCGCCGTCGGACGTTCGCTGTCGTGCGTGGACTTCGGTGTCGTCCTCGCCAAGGATGGGCAGGCATCCATCGTCGCCTTCATCAGTGGACCGGCACCGCGACATGGGCAGGACAAGCTGGTCGTCGAGGCGGTCGCGGCCGAGCGTGCCGGCGCAGAGCGCTTCCTCGCAGAGTTGACCGAACTTCGGCGCGAGCACGACGTCCACCGCGGTCAGGTCGTGACGCTGGGCAACCCCCACGGTCCCTTCCACCACGATGCGGCCGAGGTGGAGTTCATCGACCTCCCCCGGGTGGTCCGCGACGATGTGGTCCTGCCGGACGGCACACTCGACCTGATCGAGGAGCAGACCATCGGCATGGCGCAGCGCGCGCCGTCGCTGCTGGCCGGTGGCCGACATCTCAAGCGCGGGTTGCTGCTCTTCGGCCCACGGGGCACGGGCAAGACGCACACACTGACCTATCTGATGGGCGCGATGCCCGACCGGACGTCCATCGTCTTGTCCGGGCAGGGGTTCGGCGCCATCGCTCCCGCAGCAGAGATGGCTCGGAGCCTGGCTCCCTCCATGCTGATCCTCGAGGACGTGGATCTGATCGCGCAGGAACGAGGGATGGGACCGTCTGGAACGAATCCCCTGCTGTTCCAGTTGCTGAACGAGATGGACGGCGTCGGCGCCGACGACGACGTGATCTTCGCGCTGACCACCAACCGCGTGGACCTCCTCGAGCCGGCCCTGGCGGCTCGGCCGGGCCGAATCGACCTGGCGATCGAGATCCCCCTACCGGACGCGGACGGTCGCAGACGGCTCTGGCAGGCCTACGCGACGGGGTTGATCGTGGATGCCGTCGACGTCGACGCCGTGGTGGACCGGACCGAAGGCGTGACCGCGTCGTTCATCAGCGAGTTGCTGCGACGAGGGGCGTTGTACGCCGCCGACACCAGCGGCAACGTCCCGGTCCTCACCCAGTCCGTCGTCGACAGGGCGTTGACCGACATGTTGGAGCGCGGCGGAGCGCTGGGCCGTCGACTGCTTGGCGGAGAGCCGGCCGACGTCGCGCCGCACGGTCACCCCAGCGCCTGA
- the rpsA gene encoding 30S ribosomal protein S1 gives MTDPKYTLTTAVDEERERGAAILLEEFGSEENFLAALEATVKDFDDGDIVEGVVVKVDPEEVLLDIGFKSEGVIPSRELSIKHDIDPNEVVAVGDVIEALVLQKEDKDGRLVLSKKRAQYERAWGKIEEIHERESTVTGSVIEVVKGGLILDIGLRGFLPASLVEMRRVRDLHPYVGQELECKVIELDKNRNNVVLSRRKFLEETQSEFRREFLETLQKGEIRKGTVSSCVNFGAFVDLGGVDGLVHVSELSWKHVDHPGEVVELGQEVEVEVLDVDLERERVSLSLKATQEDPWQQFARQHYVGEFVEGSVTKLVPFGAFVKVEDGIEGLIHISELADAHVEQPEQVVKVGDSATVKIIDIDDVRRRISLSLKQAVKAGYGEAPEIEEVPAYAAEAPSSGGGGGGSSSSSGDGGSAMGAALAQAMQRSSGSGGGSEDAEAEAGDTGLSAQDIIARVQAQAAEVAQDDAPVGADDSVDDEPAAVAEEAVAAEAMADEVQTEAPPADEVAEAAAEESTEPEAAEAAEVAEVNDEPAADDSAEEASGAEAPEATAEEAEAADEPEEAAEDPVAETSDDESEDTPTADEASDEEE, from the coding sequence ATGACCGACCCCAAGTACACCCTGACCACCGCCGTCGACGAAGAGCGGGAGCGGGGTGCAGCCATCCTCCTCGAGGAGTTCGGATCCGAGGAGAACTTCCTCGCGGCACTCGAAGCGACCGTCAAGGACTTCGACGACGGTGACATCGTCGAAGGCGTCGTCGTCAAGGTCGATCCCGAAGAGGTCCTGCTGGACATCGGGTTCAAGTCCGAGGGTGTGATCCCCAGCCGCGAACTGTCGATCAAGCACGACATCGACCCCAATGAGGTCGTCGCCGTCGGTGACGTGATCGAGGCCCTGGTCCTGCAGAAGGAGGACAAGGACGGCCGTCTGGTCCTCTCCAAGAAGCGCGCCCAGTACGAGCGCGCCTGGGGCAAGATCGAGGAGATCCACGAGCGCGAGTCCACCGTCACCGGCTCCGTCATCGAGGTGGTCAAGGGTGGCCTCATCCTCGACATCGGTCTGCGAGGGTTCCTCCCCGCCTCGCTGGTCGAGATGCGCCGGGTCCGCGACCTGCACCCCTACGTGGGGCAGGAGCTCGAGTGCAAGGTCATCGAGCTGGACAAGAACCGCAACAACGTCGTGCTGTCCCGCCGGAAGTTCCTGGAGGAGACGCAGAGCGAGTTCCGCCGCGAGTTCCTGGAAACCCTGCAGAAGGGCGAGATCCGCAAGGGCACCGTCTCCTCCTGCGTCAACTTCGGTGCCTTCGTGGACCTCGGTGGCGTCGACGGTCTGGTGCACGTCTCCGAGCTGTCCTGGAAGCACGTCGACCACCCTGGTGAGGTCGTGGAGCTGGGCCAGGAGGTCGAGGTCGAGGTGCTCGACGTCGATCTGGAGCGCGAGCGCGTCTCGCTGTCCCTGAAGGCCACGCAGGAAGACCCCTGGCAGCAGTTCGCCCGGCAGCACTACGTCGGCGAGTTCGTCGAGGGCAGCGTCACCAAGCTCGTGCCCTTCGGCGCCTTCGTGAAGGTCGAGGACGGCATCGAGGGTCTGATCCACATCTCCGAGCTGGCCGACGCCCACGTCGAGCAGCCCGAGCAGGTCGTGAAGGTCGGCGACTCCGCCACCGTGAAGATCATCGACATCGACGACGTCCGTCGCCGGATCTCCCTGTCGCTCAAGCAGGCCGTCAAGGCCGGCTACGGCGAGGCGCCGGAGATCGAGGAGGTCCCGGCCTACGCTGCCGAAGCTCCCTCCTCCGGCGGTGGAGGTGGCGGCTCGAGCTCGAGCTCGGGCGACGGTGGCTCGGCGATGGGTGCCGCACTGGCGCAGGCGATGCAGCGCTCCTCCGGCAGTGGGGGCGGCAGCGAGGACGCCGAAGCCGAGGCGGGCGACACGGGCCTGTCCGCGCAGGACATCATCGCCCGGGTCCAGGCCCAGGCCGCAGAGGTGGCTCAGGACGATGCGCCCGTCGGGGCGGACGACTCCGTCGATGACGAGCCAGCTGCGGTCGCCGAGGAGGCTGTTGCGGCCGAGGCGATGGCCGACGAGGTCCAGACCGAGGCTCCGCCGGCCGACGAGGTGGCGGAGGCGGCCGCCGAAGAGTCCACCGAGCCTGAGGCTGCGGAGGCTGCGGAGGTTGCGGAGGTCAACGACGAGCCCGCGGCGGACGACAGCGCGGAGGAGGCATCCGGCGCCGAGGCACCGGAAGCCACCGCCGAGGAGGCGGAGGCAGCCGACGAGCCAGAAGAGGCAGCGGAAGACCCGGTGGCCGAGACCTCCGACGACGAGTCCGAGGACACGCCAACTGCGGACGAGGCCTCCGACGAAGAAGAGTAG